TTTGGATCTGTTTATATTAGGAGTATGCTCAAATTGACCAGTGTAACGAAGATTAAGTGTTTGTTGATTCAGAGAAGATGGATAATTAGTTGATAACTACTGGTATTCTATATAATATGATATTATCTATCAGCGTCCTATCTCTGCTACTGAATCCACACGAGCTTACTACCTAACGTTCATAATAGACATTCCAAACCAGAATTATTCCCAATTTTCATGATGAATAGTTATCTAATTGCTGTGATCTCTGTTCAGAAGGAATATGGATTAAAATGTTGaactatttatataaataaatgctAATACTCTTATTGTAAAGCTCTGACAAGGAAGAAGCTGATGCTGAAACATTTACATTTACATCCATGCTGGGGTATCAAAGTTACTGGGATGCAACATATGCAGATGAATTGACAAATTTTCGTGAACATGGGGATGCTGGTGAAGTTTGGTATGCTTATCTAATTAATTGATTACAACTGAACTTATTATATATACCTTCATGCTTTTTTTGTATAACTTTTTTATTTGTCAAGGTTTGGGGCAGATGTGATGGAAATGGTTGCTTCCTGGACAAAAGGACTATGCATTGACATTTCACAAAGACAATTACAAAATCAGCATAATGATCTTGATGACGACTCTGTCTCTGAGTCTGTTAGTCAAGATTTAGCAGGATGGAGTGTTGTTGATGTTGGAACAGGCAATGGGCTGCTTCTTCAAGAGCTTGCTAAACAAGGGTacattatattataatattacaTAAACTTATTCCTTCCTCTTTATAGTGTGTGATGAtgaatctttgttttttctaCTTTTGATGTTGatggtgttatatatatatatataggttctctGATCTGACTGGAACAGATTATAGTGAAGGAGCAATTAACCTTGCTCGAAGCCTTGCTAATCGTGATGGATTTACTGGAATCAAACTATTAGTTGATGATGTTCTTGAAACAAAATTGGATAAAAAGTTTGAGCTAGTTATGGATAAGGGAACTTTAGATGCTATTGGTCTCCATCAAGATGGACCCATTAAAAGGTATGTTACTATGTACTTTACAAAATCACCAAAATAGGTGGAGTGGAAGTGGAGGCTTTTTACATAATTCTTCCACTTAAGCAAATTGATTCATCCACATAAAATTTACCACCGAATCTTGAGAATTAGAGGTtaattttgtttaaattacaGGATTATGTATTGGGAGTCTATATCAAGACTTGTAGCTCCTGGTGGACTATTAGTAAGTTACAAtgtgttttcttttttttttactcatatatatatttaatgtttttgattttgatgaaTATCATAATTTTGTTTAGGTGATTACATCGAGCAATAATACTAAAGAGGAATTGgtgcaagaagtggagaattttAATCAAAGAAAGATTGGGgaggtggaagaagaagaagaagaaggaaaggggGGTTTATTGTGGTACTTGGATCATATTCGTTCATATCCAACTTTTATGTTTGGTGGATCAGTTGGGTCTCGTGTTGCAACTGTTGCATTTTGTTTTAGGTAAATGGATCTCAACATATATGTCTTAACTGCAGATGGTGTTTTGTGTTTTGTTAGGGGGATTGATATGATGTAAAAGTTAATGTAGAAAGAATTACTTTGTATGGAATCTAACAAACAAGTGCTTGATTGGCTTTTTGATGTGTTTATTGTAAGTGGTTTCTTGTTAAGAACCTTGCAAATTGCAATACTACTATAATTTCAAATCAACGTAAGGTGTACATAATGgcttttttttttggattaaacttcatttttttttttcctaaaggGTTTAgttcatttttggtcacttaacttttggttttgtgctcctTTGGTCACTTAgctttttttaagttttaaaaggtcatcaaattTTTGGCTTTGTGTTCATTTAgttatttaatttttgtttttgtcaTATTTTGTCACCAAATTTTTAAAATTGTgcttatttagtcactaaacttttaaattttttaaaagttttaaaagtttagtgactaaatgagcacaatattaaaagttaggtgattaaatgagcacaaatctaaaagttaagtgactaaaccaaaagttaagtgattaAATGAGTACAGTTCATTTAGTTATTTAACTTTTGTTTTTGTCATATTTTGTcatctaacttttaaaattgtgctcatttagtcactaaacttttaaattttttaaaagtttagtgactaaatgagcacaatattaaaagttaggtgactaaatgaacacaaatctaaaagttaagtgATTAAATGAGTACAAAGTCAAAAGTTTGTttactttttaaaatttaaaaataattaagtaACCAAATGAACATAAAACCAAAAGTTAATTTATCAAAAATGACTTAAACCCTTTTCTAAAATAGTCAGCTATATTTCTCTccttacctttttttttttttttttttttttttttttttttttttttttccttctatTAGCCATTTTAGAGGGTTTCCGGtgcttttttatttctttttaaaaaaaaaagcatcaaaattttcatttttgaaaaactgATGTTTGgaccattttttttttgttttgacttgtaatttatatttttaaaaattaaaagttaTGTGAATTGGGAAAATTGACCTTTCATGTGTTGTGGGATGATCGAGTTGGAAAGAAAATGATGGAATGAATAAACTCCCTCCACAATCCACCCTAAGAAAGTATTGGAGAAAAGATATATAGTATAACATTcacacaaaatataaaaaaacaaaaataaatatctTTTAGATAGGATAAACCTGACCCACCTTCATCTCTGCAGGATTTAGCAGAAAACCACACGTACCATGAGAGCTGTCCAAAGCAACTTCATTTTGTTAAGAGAAATCAGATACTTTGTACATAATGATAAATGTCAAGAAAATGGATTACGAAATGAATCTTTGAATAGGAAGATAACTAAGAACAAAATACAGGTTACAGGTGGatatttaaattttcttttgtttattcttgttgCTATATGTCATTGAATAATATCACGAATAAAAACCTTTAATCGATAAACAATATAGAGATCAAAAGTACCTTTAAAAACACAACAATTTTgttagaattatatatatatatatatatatatatatatatatatatatatatatatatatatatatatatatatatatatatatatatatatatatatatatatatatatatatatatatatatatatatatatatatatatatatatatggaatggttCAAATGAAAACCTCAAAATGTTAAGaaccctaaaaatcattttttaaatgttttctttAAAGATATTTTAGacaaattaaacattaaaattatataaaacaaacTTTTTCATTCTCTTATTTACAATTAGTTGCCACTTATTCTTGGAAGTTGCCGGACCACCATCAGACCGCTGTCGGGCCGATGTCGGACCACCGCCGGACTAACATCAAGTTCAATTATATTTTCAGGTCATATTCACAgcttaataaaacaaatattacaGTTCTAATTTATTTGGTAATACTTTTTAATACATACCCTTTTACTTTTGCAACCAAACATACagaatattaataaaaaatagaTTTATGCCTTGACAAAGTCAATTTTTCTTTTCCTAAATTTTAGATTTCCTTAAAAAATTTGTCGTGTGTAATGCGTATTCacagtttaaaattttcatattCACAGTTTAATCAACATATTAATTCACTAATACACAACTATATTTTCATGCATACATTCATTCATATTTTAGagcaaaatttatataaaatatacaacttaatacagtccatttatagtttaatacacaaaaattcacaacttaatacaatccaTTTTACAATAATTCAAAAATTCAAAGAAGATAAACTCAAACTCTACCATCACCACCAACTACAATACGACATCACCACCCACAATTGTCACCATCGCAATCATCTTTCCTTCTAAAtcaaatatgtatataaaatcgTTAATTAACaacttaaatattatatttataatttagtaAACCAATTAATTCACTTATTATAAGTTTActgcaaaataattataaaactaatatcttcttacatatttatacaacacaaaaaataaatatattcacaagaaaactaaaaaaaacattctcacgtaaatcatttatattttaacataaaattcattataaattcacagtttaatacagtcAATTAACAGTTTaaacagaaaaatcataaattaatgCAATTAATTCACATTTTTAAACACAAAAATAACAATGTAATAcaaaaaattcacaatttaatacagttAATGCATAGTTTAAATAAAAAATTCATAGATAATGCagttaattcacagtttaaaGCATAAAAATTATAGCTTAATACATAAAATTGACAACTTATTACAATacattcataatttaatacacaaaagtATAAATTCACATCCATATTATCAACCTAAAAttcttaatacaatcaattcacagtttaatacacaaattcACAACTTAGTATAATAAATTTgatgtttaatacataaaaattataCATTCATTACTATATTCTCAAATTAAAACTCATATTTCAAAACTTTacttcacagtttaataaagcaGTTTATGAAACTCATTTAAAGTGTTCACAACTTAAAGACACttttcaaattttataatttCATTCACACAAATCATCAAACACCTTGTGTGCATCAAAAAAACCATTCACAATACTTATACAACTCAAACTATtcataaatacaaaaaaaaaaacacggtggAATTTAGGTTATTCAAATATTAATACATAAGTTTTATACACTTATTCACAACTTAATGTATAACAAACACTATTTACAGTTTCAAATTTTCATTCATGCAAATCATCAAACACATTGTGTGCAtcatgaaatgtttcttgattcTGATTTTTACTAAGCCTTTTAACACATAATAGGTAGCAAAAATGGAGTAAGATGTAAAACACAATAAATAAACATGAAGATAATTGTACAGAGGTTAAAAAAACACTCATATAAGCTCATCATAATATACCTGATGTTAAGAAGATGATGAGTGACACAATGGTTGTAACACCACCACCAAATCTTAATGATCTTGCTTTGCCACTCGCAAGATCTCATATATCTGGTCTCGTCGGATGTTTGTGCTCGTGTAACTGGCCTCGTCAATAGTCAGTGACATTGTAATCGTCGTTGGTGGTGGCGATTAGTAGCAAAACTTACAGATTTGGAGGAGGAAGACACTACTGGTGGTTCTATAGTGGTTGAATGGTG
The genomic region above belongs to Lactuca sativa cultivar Salinas chromosome 4, Lsat_Salinas_v11, whole genome shotgun sequence and contains:
- the LOC111882037 gene encoding uncharacterized protein LOC111882037, which translates into the protein MAGIRLPPEDIDISQARALSTADLISDDDRSIAADSWSIKSDYGSTLDDDQRHADASEALAAARFCAASDYSSDKEEADAETFTFTSMLGYQSYWDATYADELTNFREHGDAGEVWFGADVMEMVASWTKGLCIDISQRQLQNQHNDLDDDSVSESVSQDLAGWSVVDVGTGNGLLLQELAKQGFSDLTGTDYSEGAINLARSLANRDGFTGIKLLVDDVLETKLDKKFELVMDKGTLDAIGLHQDGPIKRIMYWESISRLVAPGGLLVITSSNNTKEELVQEVENFNQRKIGEVEEEEEEGKGGLLWYLDHIRSYPTFMFGGSVGSRVATVAFCFR